In the genome of Bremerella sp. JC817, one region contains:
- the ribD gene encoding bifunctional diaminohydroxyphosphoribosylaminopyrimidine deaminase/5-amino-6-(5-phosphoribosylamino)uracil reductase RibD: MAIADDAHFMGRALELARQGQGHVEPNPMVGCVIVQNGTIVGEGYHQQFGQPHAEVNAIANCGDASLEGSTFYVTLEPCCHHGKTPPCTDALLKARPARVVIAQQDPFPRVQGGGIKILRDAGMEVVVGVCGDEAKQLNAAYRKRQQTGKPWVIAKWAMTLDGKLATANGSSKWISSPEARAEVHRIRGFCDGIMVGSTTARLDDPLLTTRPPGPRTAARIVFDSQASLRESSQLIATLDQAPVILAVSSTARPERLERLRRAGCELIICEGTDHAARAESLLQQLGERGMTNLLVEGGSQLLGLLWDQRQIDEVVAFVAPKIAGGSDAISPIGGHGLTNMEDATQLQRTTLRTFGDTICLQGFTRFSDEQSLR; encoded by the coding sequence ATGGCCATTGCCGACGACGCACACTTCATGGGGCGAGCACTCGAGCTCGCCCGCCAAGGGCAGGGGCATGTCGAGCCCAATCCGATGGTTGGCTGCGTCATCGTGCAAAACGGAACGATTGTTGGCGAAGGCTATCATCAGCAATTCGGCCAACCTCATGCGGAAGTCAACGCGATCGCCAACTGCGGCGACGCGTCGCTGGAGGGAAGCACTTTCTATGTCACCCTCGAACCATGTTGCCATCACGGCAAAACGCCCCCATGCACCGACGCCTTGCTGAAGGCTCGACCGGCACGGGTCGTGATCGCCCAGCAAGATCCTTTCCCACGCGTTCAAGGTGGCGGTATCAAGATCTTGCGTGATGCAGGCATGGAAGTGGTGGTGGGTGTTTGTGGTGACGAGGCGAAGCAGTTAAATGCCGCTTATCGTAAACGCCAGCAAACGGGCAAGCCGTGGGTCATCGCAAAGTGGGCGATGACACTCGACGGCAAACTCGCAACCGCCAACGGCAGCAGCAAATGGATCAGCAGCCCCGAGGCCCGCGCGGAAGTGCATCGCATTCGCGGCTTCTGCGACGGCATCATGGTCGGCAGCACAACGGCCCGTCTCGACGATCCACTGCTCACGACTCGCCCACCAGGACCTCGGACCGCAGCGCGGATTGTTTTCGATAGCCAGGCATCGCTGCGCGAGTCGAGCCAACTGATCGCCACCCTCGATCAGGCTCCAGTGATCTTGGCTGTGTCGTCGACGGCGCGGCCAGAGCGACTGGAACGCTTACGTCGCGCAGGCTGCGAACTGATCATCTGTGAAGGAACGGACCACGCAGCCAGAGCCGAATCTCTTCTGCAACAGCTTGGCGAGCGCGGCATGACGAACTTGCTGGTCGAAGGGGGAAGCCAACTGCTCGGCTTGCTGTGGGATCAGCGTCAAATTGACGAAGTCGTCGCGTTCGTCGCCCCCAAGATCGCAGGCGGAAGCGACGCCATCAGCCCCATCGGCGGCCACGGCCTGACGAACATGGAAGATGCCACCCAGCTCCAACGCACCACCTTACGAACCTTCGGCGACACGATCTGCCTGCAAGGTTTCACCCGATTCAGCGACGAACAAAGCTTGCGATAG
- a CDS encoding PVC-type heme-binding CxxCH protein, whose translation MRSLLILFLLASPVLADFPQPHNSERDKDAQPMPPDQAAASFEVPEGFQAEVVFAEPDVQNPIAMTWDSQGRLWIAENYTYDQPSMKFDRSLRDRVLFFEDTNGDGKLDKRNVFVDDVQLLTSVEVGLGGVWLMCPPNVLFVPDADHDGKPDGPAEVVLDGFTVAKDNYHNFANGLRFGPDGWLYGRCGHSCPGLIGLPGTPDEQRHHLEGGMWRYDPRTKHVEVLTCGTTNPWGHDWDEFGELFFINTVNGHLWHTIPGAHFKQSFTLDPNPHTYELIDHHADHWHFDTTGRWQDSRDGAADKFGGGHAHVGMMIYQGNNWPEAYRGNLFTFNMHGYRANQEILEREGSGYVGKHGKDILKSGDPFFRGMDLSTAPDGSVYIIDWSDTGECHDHTGVHRTSGRIYRISYDKASRFQRPPSGETYFLNPMVQQLENNWAPRMARLVLQEQAMAGNDMTPLADLLKSMVEQTTPDQAMTSDAKHARNRLRYLWKLNAIGAADPKLLTSLLEDENEHIRVWALRLLTDQWPLDGIHGPVPGNKKEAAKVEAEAKALLPKLVEMAKSDPSGLVLLTLTSTMHRLPVEMRTAVAAELVKHPQYAEDHNLPLMTWYGLIPVAEQKPGQLVEVVAASTWPTTTKLITRRLTEEIEKHPAAINAVVAQAAKFDPAKADAVLAGMSEALRGWSKARKPDAWDASSTELAKIDNPEISQKLRELGAVFGDGRALDELRALAMNNEADTQIRCSALASLIEAKPDDLRKICEKLITTPSVNVVAARGMALFNDPAAAELLVKNYRRFREPQRPEVLAILLSRSSFANVLLDALAKGQVRKSDVTAFHVRQLRNLGDDTLSKRVNDVWGEVRESSEEKQMAMAYWKGRLTEDALAGADMSKGRVVFSGLCAKCHRLYGDGSNIGPDLTGSNRSNLDYLLQNIIDPSAVVSADYRMTVVQMDDGRVLSGIVAEETDRTLTLQTPTDRVTVEKEGIEAQKKTSLSPMPDLQLGAEPNQEGGLLTDEQFIDLISYLRNPAQVPLPAGE comes from the coding sequence ATGCGAAGCCTTCTGATCCTGTTTCTGCTGGCCAGTCCCGTCCTGGCGGACTTTCCCCAGCCCCACAACTCGGAACGCGACAAAGACGCCCAGCCGATGCCCCCAGACCAGGCGGCTGCCAGCTTCGAGGTGCCGGAAGGTTTTCAGGCGGAAGTGGTCTTCGCCGAACCCGACGTCCAGAATCCGATCGCGATGACCTGGGATTCCCAGGGACGTTTGTGGATTGCAGAGAACTATACGTACGATCAGCCCAGCATGAAGTTCGACCGCAGTTTGCGGGATCGGGTGCTTTTCTTCGAAGATACTAACGGTGACGGCAAACTGGACAAGCGAAACGTGTTTGTCGACGACGTCCAGCTGCTGACCAGTGTCGAAGTCGGCCTGGGTGGCGTCTGGCTGATGTGTCCGCCGAATGTCTTGTTCGTGCCTGACGCCGATCACGATGGCAAGCCTGATGGTCCGGCCGAAGTCGTTTTGGATGGGTTCACGGTCGCGAAAGACAACTATCACAACTTCGCCAACGGTCTTCGATTCGGTCCCGATGGCTGGCTTTACGGTCGCTGTGGACACTCGTGCCCTGGGCTGATCGGTCTGCCTGGAACGCCTGACGAGCAGCGGCATCATCTGGAAGGGGGCATGTGGCGGTACGATCCCCGGACAAAGCATGTCGAAGTGCTCACCTGCGGCACAACCAATCCCTGGGGACACGACTGGGACGAGTTCGGCGAACTGTTCTTTATCAACACGGTGAATGGCCATCTCTGGCACACCATCCCAGGGGCTCACTTCAAGCAGTCGTTCACCCTGGATCCCAATCCGCACACGTACGAACTAATCGATCATCATGCCGACCATTGGCACTTCGATACGACCGGCCGCTGGCAAGACTCACGCGACGGGGCAGCCGACAAATTCGGCGGCGGGCATGCCCATGTGGGGATGATGATCTATCAGGGAAACAACTGGCCGGAAGCGTATCGCGGCAACTTGTTCACCTTCAACATGCATGGCTACCGGGCTAATCAAGAGATCCTCGAACGCGAGGGAAGCGGCTACGTCGGCAAGCATGGTAAAGACATTTTGAAGAGTGGTGATCCCTTTTTCCGCGGCATGGATCTGAGCACCGCCCCTGACGGAAGCGTTTACATCATCGACTGGAGCGACACCGGCGAGTGCCACGATCATACCGGCGTGCATCGCACCAGCGGACGGATTTATCGCATTTCGTACGACAAAGCGAGTCGCTTTCAGCGGCCACCTTCCGGCGAGACCTATTTCCTGAATCCCATGGTGCAGCAGCTAGAGAACAATTGGGCCCCGCGGATGGCTCGGCTGGTTCTGCAGGAACAAGCGATGGCCGGCAACGACATGACGCCGCTGGCCGACTTGTTGAAGTCGATGGTCGAGCAGACCACGCCGGACCAGGCCATGACGTCCGATGCCAAGCATGCTCGCAATCGGCTGCGATATCTCTGGAAGCTGAACGCGATCGGAGCGGCAGATCCGAAACTGCTGACATCGCTGCTGGAGGACGAGAACGAACACATTCGCGTCTGGGCGTTGCGATTGCTGACCGACCAGTGGCCGCTCGATGGGATTCACGGCCCTGTTCCTGGAAACAAAAAGGAAGCCGCGAAGGTCGAGGCCGAAGCAAAGGCTTTGTTGCCGAAGCTGGTTGAAATGGCCAAGAGCGATCCATCGGGATTGGTGCTGCTGACGTTGACTTCGACCATGCATCGCCTGCCGGTCGAGATGCGAACGGCGGTCGCGGCCGAATTGGTCAAGCATCCCCAGTACGCCGAAGATCACAATTTGCCGCTGATGACCTGGTATGGGCTCATTCCAGTGGCCGAGCAGAAGCCAGGGCAGTTGGTGGAAGTGGTCGCCGCTTCAACCTGGCCAACGACCACGAAGTTGATTACGCGGCGGTTGACCGAAGAAATTGAAAAGCATCCTGCGGCCATCAATGCCGTTGTCGCCCAGGCCGCGAAGTTCGATCCTGCCAAGGCGGATGCTGTTTTGGCGGGGATGAGCGAAGCACTCCGAGGCTGGTCGAAGGCTCGCAAGCCCGATGCCTGGGACGCGTCTTCAACCGAGCTCGCCAAGATCGACAACCCTGAGATCTCGCAGAAACTCCGCGAACTAGGAGCCGTGTTTGGCGACGGCCGGGCCCTCGACGAATTGCGGGCGTTGGCCATGAACAACGAGGCCGACACGCAGATTCGCTGCTCGGCGCTGGCCTCGCTCATCGAAGCAAAGCCGGATGACTTGCGGAAGATTTGCGAGAAGTTGATCACCACCCCCAGCGTGAATGTGGTCGCAGCCCGCGGGATGGCATTGTTCAACGATCCCGCCGCTGCCGAGCTGTTGGTGAAGAACTATCGTCGTTTCCGCGAACCACAACGGCCTGAGGTGTTGGCGATTCTGTTGTCGCGATCAAGCTTCGCGAATGTCCTGCTGGATGCCTTGGCGAAGGGGCAAGTTCGGAAGTCGGACGTGACGGCGTTCCATGTTCGTCAACTGCGAAACCTGGGAGACGATACGCTCTCGAAGCGTGTGAATGACGTCTGGGGCGAAGTTCGCGAGTCGAGCGAAGAGAAGCAGATGGCGATGGCCTACTGGAAAGGTCGCCTCACGGAAGATGCCCTGGCCGGCGCCGACATGAGCAAGGGACGTGTCGTCTTTAGTGGCTTGTGTGCGAAGTGCCATCGCCTGTACGGCGATGGAAGCAACATCGGTCCGGACCTGACCGGCAGCAATCGCAGCAATCTCGATTACCTGCTGCAAAACATCATCGACCCTAGCGCCGTGGTCAGTGCCGACTACCGGATGACGGTGGTGCAGATGGACGATGGCCGCGTGCTGAGTGGGATTGTGGCGGAAGAAACCGACCGGACGCTCACCCTGCAAACGCCGACCGATCGCGTGACGGTCGAGAAGGAAGGGATCGAAGCGCAGAAGAAGACCAGTCTTTCGCCGATGCCCGATCTGCAGCTTGGAGCCGAGCCGAATCAGGAAGGTGGCTTGCTGACCGACGAGCAGTTCATCGATCTGATTTCCTACTTGCGAAACCCGGCCCAGGTCCCTCTGCCAGCAGGGGAATAG
- a CDS encoding DUF1549 domain-containing protein gives MRLRTRRHRTYLSSVVLLLIAPTLLCAADAIDTKQLPGILLDNTAAELMGPWQPSIHTKPYIGDGYIHSGVPGRDEASVPKSLTFRHKLPKSGKYGVYLAYNANSNRAAAAPIEIHHAGGDASLTLNQRETPKGPALFQSLGQFDFNADEDAVIAISDKDAKGIVIVDAVLFVPQNEIAKLDAVAKKLAEAKPEPKQKPTKKEAAEEKVAQVAPPFARHPRTDVQLLTPESLDQLIAEEAHITEATDLIDDETFLRRVTIDVIGRIPTEQERSDFLADTNPAKRALMIDRLLDSPEFGGNWATYWSDVFSYRIPQPELTYLDYQVFQDWLAQQLNEGTGWDEVTYRILTATGKVGDNPPAFFVGFHQASTSRLAGETTRIFLGTQIQCAECHDHPFVDIPQERFHQMAAFFVRTNAKLPWNDSSQIEVGSKEKGEHKMPDTNQAMMPAVFSGDAMSEGASDLDRRVLLANWVIQPDNALFAKAYANRIWERLMDQPFCDPVDEISEEAGFPSLPSVHDAVAAHFIASEYDAKPLMRVILNTKAYQRQLDAKDELAGQLTSAELRKMRGDVVFNSLVTAVELPNVEGTPMKPTAEMRFPPPPKSTQDLVNEVFGYDPSLGRAFRPQTMQQAMFLMNNRQLQNQVKAGDDQQTKLARMLKETPDDRQAIQRLYVNVLGRAPQEKELEIAYDYVQEVESRGEAFEDLLWALLNTAEFTTRN, from the coding sequence ATGCGGCTGCGAACTCGTCGTCACCGGACGTATTTGTCGAGTGTTGTCCTTTTGCTGATTGCACCGACGCTGCTCTGTGCGGCCGACGCGATCGACACGAAGCAATTGCCAGGCATTCTGCTCGATAACACCGCTGCTGAATTGATGGGGCCATGGCAACCATCAATTCACACCAAGCCCTACATCGGCGACGGCTACATCCATAGTGGTGTCCCAGGTCGAGATGAAGCGAGCGTTCCCAAGTCGCTCACCTTCCGCCACAAGCTGCCCAAGTCTGGGAAGTATGGCGTCTACCTGGCGTACAACGCGAACAGCAATCGTGCCGCAGCCGCTCCGATCGAAATCCATCACGCCGGGGGCGATGCCAGCCTGACATTGAATCAGCGGGAAACTCCGAAAGGTCCGGCACTGTTTCAGTCGCTGGGTCAGTTCGACTTCAACGCCGATGAAGATGCCGTGATCGCGATCTCAGACAAAGATGCGAAAGGGATCGTCATCGTCGATGCCGTGCTCTTTGTTCCTCAAAACGAAATTGCCAAGCTCGACGCGGTCGCCAAGAAACTGGCGGAAGCGAAGCCAGAGCCGAAGCAAAAGCCGACGAAAAAGGAAGCCGCCGAAGAAAAGGTGGCCCAAGTCGCCCCCCCTTTCGCCCGTCATCCGCGGACCGATGTGCAGTTGCTGACGCCTGAATCGCTCGATCAGTTGATTGCGGAAGAAGCCCACATTACGGAAGCCACCGACCTGATCGATGACGAGACCTTCTTGCGCCGCGTGACGATCGACGTCATCGGCCGTATTCCGACCGAACAAGAACGGTCCGATTTCCTCGCCGACACCAACCCTGCCAAGCGGGCGTTGATGATCGACCGCTTGCTCGACAGCCCAGAGTTCGGCGGCAACTGGGCGACGTATTGGAGCGACGTCTTCAGTTATCGAATCCCACAGCCAGAGCTGACCTATCTCGACTATCAGGTCTTTCAGGATTGGCTTGCTCAGCAGTTGAACGAAGGAACCGGCTGGGACGAAGTGACCTACCGCATCCTGACCGCGACCGGCAAAGTAGGGGACAACCCGCCGGCGTTCTTTGTTGGCTTCCATCAGGCGAGCACCAGCCGGCTGGCTGGCGAAACAACGCGAATCTTCCTGGGGACGCAGATTCAATGTGCCGAGTGTCACGATCATCCGTTCGTGGATATTCCCCAGGAGCGGTTCCATCAAATGGCAGCCTTCTTTGTGCGAACCAACGCCAAGCTGCCTTGGAACGACAGCAGCCAGATCGAAGTGGGCAGTAAAGAAAAAGGTGAGCATAAGATGCCTGACACCAATCAGGCGATGATGCCAGCGGTCTTCTCGGGCGATGCCATGTCGGAAGGTGCCAGCGATCTCGACCGCCGCGTGCTGCTGGCTAACTGGGTCATTCAGCCCGACAACGCCTTGTTCGCCAAAGCCTATGCCAACCGCATTTGGGAACGCCTGATGGATCAGCCATTCTGCGATCCGGTCGACGAGATTTCGGAAGAGGCAGGCTTCCCGAGCCTTCCTTCGGTTCACGATGCCGTCGCAGCGCACTTCATCGCCAGCGAGTACGATGCCAAGCCGCTGATGCGCGTCATCTTGAATACCAAAGCGTACCAACGCCAGTTGGATGCGAAGGACGAATTGGCTGGTCAGTTGACTTCCGCCGAGCTGCGAAAGATGCGTGGCGACGTGGTCTTCAATAGCCTGGTCACGGCGGTCGAACTTCCGAACGTCGAAGGAACGCCAATGAAGCCGACCGCCGAAATGCGGTTCCCACCACCACCCAAAAGCACGCAAGACCTGGTGAACGAGGTCTTCGGCTACGATCCATCCCTCGGCCGAGCCTTCCGCCCGCAGACGATGCAACAGGCCATGTTCCTGATGAACAATCGTCAGCTTCAAAACCAGGTGAAAGCAGGCGATGATCAACAGACCAAGCTGGCCCGCATGCTGAAAGAAACGCCTGACGATCGCCAGGCTATTCAGCGTCTCTACGTCAACGTGCTCGGACGGGCTCCGCAAGAGAAGGAACTAGAGATCGCGTACGACTATGTTCAAGAAGTCGAGTCGCGCGGCGAAGCGTTTGAAGACCTGCTCTGGGCGTTGTTGAACACCGCCGAGTTCACAACCCGCAACTAA
- a CDS encoding DUF1501 domain-containing protein, protein MIRPFWNLVAGRDHVSHRRGFLKQLMTASAAGAMTLSWRDMLVAQADELRKTGKAMILLWMDGGPSQFETFNPKIGSQYQGPAKAIPTSLPGVHIAEYLPETAKMMHKIALIRSMKSSERDHFRAIKLVRSGYPINPSIQYPTWGSVVARDRFDPTYDLPAFVRIGKPRIKTRDVNSGVLGPRYESFKIDQAGTLPEDVLTTVPEERLRRRLDLSARLDAQFASSGGAKRVLEKQEIYQQTQRFVLSPKLEAFRLDKEPKSLREAYGKTDFGQGCLLARRLVETGVSFVEVFSTGNVSDQGWDTHKKGWDENPKLAEGIDRGYATLLRDLDQRGMLDNTLVVWMGEFGRTPKFKPDGGREHYSDGWITCLSGGGVNMGQVIGATDDEGVSVSDRPVEVQDLFRSFCHVLGMNPHDEYVTDLDQPLQLVKGGELIHELF, encoded by the coding sequence ATGATTCGCCCCTTTTGGAATTTAGTGGCTGGTCGCGACCATGTTTCGCATCGGCGTGGTTTTCTCAAGCAGTTGATGACTGCCTCCGCCGCAGGCGCCATGACCTTGTCGTGGCGCGACATGCTGGTGGCCCAAGCGGACGAACTGCGAAAGACCGGCAAGGCGATGATCTTGCTGTGGATGGATGGCGGTCCCAGCCAGTTTGAAACATTCAATCCTAAGATCGGATCGCAGTATCAAGGACCTGCCAAGGCGATTCCGACCTCGCTGCCAGGCGTGCACATCGCCGAGTATTTGCCCGAAACGGCGAAGATGATGCACAAGATCGCCTTGATCCGCTCGATGAAAAGCAGCGAGCGCGATCACTTTCGCGCGATCAAGCTCGTGCGAAGCGGCTACCCCATCAACCCTTCGATCCAGTATCCAACGTGGGGCAGCGTGGTTGCCCGCGATCGCTTCGACCCAACGTACGACCTGCCAGCCTTTGTGCGGATTGGCAAGCCGCGGATCAAGACGCGTGACGTGAACAGCGGTGTGCTTGGCCCCCGCTACGAATCGTTCAAAATCGATCAGGCCGGTACGCTGCCAGAAGATGTCCTGACCACCGTTCCCGAAGAACGCCTTCGCCGACGGCTCGATCTATCGGCCCGGCTCGATGCCCAGTTCGCTTCCAGCGGCGGGGCGAAACGCGTGCTCGAGAAGCAAGAGATCTATCAGCAGACGCAGCGTTTCGTGCTAAGCCCCAAACTCGAAGCCTTCCGTTTGGATAAAGAACCTAAAAGCCTACGCGAAGCGTACGGCAAGACCGACTTCGGCCAGGGATGTTTGCTGGCTCGCCGCCTGGTCGAGACGGGCGTCAGCTTCGTCGAAGTATTCAGCACCGGTAACGTCAGCGATCAAGGCTGGGACACGCACAAAAAAGGCTGGGACGAAAATCCGAAGCTGGCCGAAGGGATCGACCGCGGTTACGCGACCCTGCTACGCGACCTCGATCAACGTGGCATGCTCGATAACACGCTGGTTGTCTGGATGGGCGAGTTTGGCCGGACGCCGAAGTTCAAGCCTGATGGCGGCCGCGAGCATTACTCCGATGGTTGGATTACCTGCCTTTCCGGTGGCGGCGTGAACATGGGCCAGGTCATTGGGGCGACCGATGACGAAGGTGTCTCGGTCTCCGATCGTCCGGTCGAAGTTCAAGACCTGTTCCGGAGCTTCTGCCATGTGCTGGGGATGAATCCTCATGACGAATATGTCACCGACCTCGATCAACCGCTGCAACTGGTCAAAGGTGGCGAACTGATTCACGAACTGTTCTAA
- a CDS encoding sialidase family protein, whose protein sequence is MTKTTAEEARQVELATLRQVADLALLPPTLNTKPGPEHHVKNLDYGMTIGIERSPKGRLFAAWIGGEDGPSAYMLLAKSDDDGHTWSEPILVIDSRAKHLPLPRSVIVGNLWTDPQGRLWLFFDQTMNHFDGRGGLWCTRCDNPDADQLVWSEPKRIWHGSMLNKPIVHSNGEWILFAQLLQNRGLGPYGVGVFPELDPLRGGNILVSKDQGETWTRRGAVQFPEPDWIEHRALERKDGSLWMLARTRRGAMLTTSNDVGATWSEPVFPPQIKHPAARFHLRELASGKWLLVKHGKQIDQNEGRSQLTAWLSDDEGKSWRGGLMLDERKGVSYPDGFQAPDGSIYISYDWQRSKKGHVLFAKFTEEDILAGKLVSEGSRLQQQILKPGKLNED, encoded by the coding sequence TTGACGAAGACCACGGCGGAAGAGGCTCGCCAGGTCGAGTTGGCCACGCTGCGACAGGTCGCCGACCTCGCCTTGCTGCCGCCGACGTTGAATACAAAGCCCGGTCCCGAGCATCATGTCAAGAACCTGGACTACGGCATGACGATCGGCATCGAGCGAAGCCCAAAGGGGCGTTTGTTCGCCGCTTGGATCGGGGGCGAAGATGGGCCGAGTGCTTACATGCTACTCGCCAAAAGCGACGACGACGGGCATACCTGGAGCGAGCCGATCCTGGTGATCGATAGCCGGGCGAAGCACCTGCCGCTACCTCGCAGTGTGATCGTGGGGAACCTGTGGACCGATCCCCAGGGACGCCTTTGGCTCTTCTTCGATCAAACGATGAACCACTTCGACGGGCGGGGCGGACTCTGGTGTACTCGCTGCGACAATCCCGACGCCGATCAACTTGTTTGGAGTGAACCGAAACGCATCTGGCACGGTTCGATGCTGAACAAGCCGATCGTTCATTCCAACGGCGAATGGATTTTGTTTGCTCAGCTTCTGCAAAATCGTGGGCTGGGCCCTTACGGCGTGGGCGTGTTTCCAGAACTCGATCCGCTGCGAGGGGGCAACATTCTGGTCTCGAAAGATCAGGGCGAAACTTGGACGCGACGCGGTGCCGTGCAATTTCCAGAGCCAGACTGGATCGAGCATCGCGCACTGGAACGCAAAGATGGCTCGCTTTGGATGTTGGCCCGAACACGTCGCGGCGCGATGTTAACGACCTCCAACGATGTCGGCGCAACATGGTCTGAGCCCGTCTTTCCGCCTCAGATCAAGCACCCAGCCGCGCGATTTCACCTGCGCGAGTTGGCTTCCGGCAAGTGGCTGCTGGTCAAGCATGGCAAGCAGATCGACCAGAACGAAGGCCGCAGCCAATTGACCGCCTGGCTATCGGACGACGAAGGCAAGTCGTGGCGTGGCGGTCTAATGTTGGACGAACGCAAAGGCGTATCGTACCCCGACGGATTCCAGGCCCCGGACGGTTCAATTTACATTTCGTACGACTGGCAGCGGAGTAAGAAGGGGCACGTCCTCTTCGCCAAGTTCACCGAAGAAGACATCCTGGCCGGCAAACTGGTCAGCGAAGGTTCCCGTCTTCAACAGCAGATCCTGAAACCAGGAAAGTTGAACGAGGACTAA
- a CDS encoding transposase, which produces MATVHRKTIQRFETEGEAHFLTFSCYRRLPLLTRDRTRQYFVDAVNLSRERNRFDLWAFVIMPEHVHLIVLPHSDVKVSSILSTIKQSVAKRALLWLKVNAPSFLPQIEDLQPSGKRCFRFWQRGPGYDRNLRSARDVHEKIRYIHQNPVRRGLVDDATNWPWSSFAAWQSGIDTPISIDRSEVPVLSNSDDDIRSEYLRS; this is translated from the coding sequence ATGGCAACTGTTCATCGCAAAACGATTCAACGCTTTGAAACTGAGGGAGAAGCCCATTTCCTGACCTTCTCATGCTATCGACGTTTGCCTCTCCTTACTCGCGATCGAACGCGTCAATATTTTGTAGATGCGGTCAATCTGAGTCGAGAAAGAAATCGATTTGACCTCTGGGCCTTTGTCATCATGCCCGAGCATGTCCATTTAATTGTGTTACCGCACAGTGATGTCAAAGTCTCTTCGATACTTTCAACAATCAAGCAATCCGTTGCAAAGCGAGCATTACTCTGGCTTAAAGTAAATGCCCCAAGTTTCTTGCCACAGATAGAAGACTTGCAGCCCAGTGGGAAACGATGTTTTCGCTTCTGGCAGCGAGGACCTGGGTACGACCGCAACCTACGGTCGGCGAGAGACGTCCACGAAAAGATTCGTTACATCCATCAAAACCCAGTTCGTCGCGGGCTTGTTGATGATGCAACGAATTGGCCGTGGTCCAGTTTCGCTGCATGGCAGTCTGGGATTGATACGCCGATCTCAATTGATCGATCCGAAGTCCCCGTACTCTCGAATTCTGATGATGATATCAGATCGGAATATCTGCGGAGTTGA